In the Girardinichthys multiradiatus isolate DD_20200921_A chromosome 4, DD_fGirMul_XY1, whole genome shotgun sequence genome, one interval contains:
- the LOC124867124 gene encoding adhesion G-protein coupled receptor G1-like, with protein sequence MGLTIRGMEVSGLKEPIKITISTDTSPKECDRTEYNQTHITCFSKHLTYFGVLLVSADLSPKDQEIISYITFIGCGISLFALVITVLLFIANRNLRGDDSKKIHINLTVALILLNIHFLSSQAVAATSSTELCLYVAFLLHYSLLASFTWMVLEGFHLCLLLVKVFNIYIRRYLLKLSVVGWGLPAVIVSLVVIIDRNIYGRAPLIPSRPNETTICYITDNTVKMVTTVGLFSMVFLFNVSMFGVTVKWFVGSHFGKQHRHRDWKAVQREIITLLVLIVLLGLPWGLIFFALGPLPAPGLYAFCILNCLQGFFIFIYFVLYLKKSKDSAAAPSTATQNASIKT encoded by the exons ATGGGCCTGACTATCCGTGGAATGGAAGTTTCAGGACTTAAAGAACCAATCAAGATCACAATCAGTA CAGATACCAGTCCTAAGGAATGTGACCGAACAGAATATAACCAGACTCACATCACCTGCTTCTCTAAACATCTCACATACTTTGGTGTGCTTCTG GTGTCTGCAGACCTCTCGCCTAAAGACCAGGAGATTATATCCTACATTACCTTTATTGGCTGTGGGATCTCACTTTTTGCTCTGGTCATCACAGTTTTGCTCTTCATCGCAAACAG AAATCTCAGAGGAGATGATTCCAAGAAGATCCACATCAACCTCACAGTCGCTCTGATCCTACTCAACATACACTTCCTCTCCAGCCAGGCAGTGGCAGCAACGTCCTCCACTGAGCTTTGTCTTTATGTAGCTTTTCTTCTTCACTACTCCCTGTTGGCCTCTTTCACCTGGATGGTCTTGGAGGGTTTCCACCTCTGTCTTCTGCTGGTCAAAgtctttaacatttatataaggAGATACCTGCTGAAACTCAGTGTGGTGGGATGGG GTCTTCCAGCAGTCATTGTTTCACTGGTAGTGATCATTGACAGAAACATTTACGGTCGTGCCCCTCTGATCCCATCTAGACCCAATGAGACTACAAT ATGCTATATAACTGATAATACAGTGAAGATGGTGACCACAGTGGGACTTTTCAGCATGGTGTTCCTCTTTAATGTGAGCATGTTTGGAGTGACAGTCAAATGGTTTGTGGGTTCCCACTTTGGCAAACAG CATAGACACAGAGATTGGAAGGCTGTCCAGAGAGAAATTATAACCCTGCTGGTGCTCATAGTTCTTCTGGGCCTCCCCTGGGGGCTGATCTTCTTTGCATTGGGCCCGTTGCCCGCTCCTGGCCTTTACGCCTTCTGCATTCTGAACTGTCTGCAAG gtTTCTTCATCTTCATTTACTTTGTGTTGTATCTGAAGAAGTCCAAAGACTCAGCTGCTGCACCTAGCACTGCAACGCAGAATGCTAGCATCAAAACCTAA